Part of the Hevea brasiliensis isolate MT/VB/25A 57/8 chromosome 16, ASM3005281v1, whole genome shotgun sequence genome is shown below.
TCCAGCACCTTTACCAATCTTAGGTAACCTTTTTGAACTTGGTGACCAACCCCACAAGTCCTTGGCAAAGCTTGCCAAGATTCATGGCCCTCTGATGAGTCTACGACTAGGCCGGGTAACTACGGTAGTCATTTCTTCTGCAACACTAGCCAAGGAAGTCCTCCAAACGCTTGATCTCACTTTCTCTGACCGAACTGTTGCTCAGGCAATCCATGCGCATAAACACCACCAAGAATCGGTGGTTTGGCTACCTGTTGGGGCTCGTTGGAGAAATCTTAGAAAAATTTGCAACTCTTACATCTTTGCCAATCAGAAACTAGATGCTAACCAAGACATCCGGCTTAAGAAAATTCAAGACCTTCTTGCTGATGTTCAAGAAAGTTGCCGTGTAGGTGCCGCAGTAGATGTTGGCCAAATAGCTTTCAAAGCTACACTTAATGTCCTGTCGACTAATATTTTTTCTCTGGATTTGTCTGATTCAAGTTCGGATACTGTAAGGGAGTTCAAGGAGGTTGTGAGGTGCATCATGGAAGAGGCCGGAAAACCGAACTTGGCAGATTATTTCCCTATGCTCAGAAGTATTGACCCACAAGGTATCAGGCGTCGCATGACCATTCATTTCGGGAAGATACTTGATCTGTTTGATCGTATAATTGATCAACGGTTGCAATTAAGGAAAAAGCAGGGGTATATCCCAGCAAACGACGTGCTTGACACTCTTCTCGCCCTCAATGAGCACAACAAAGAGATAGATACAAACTGCATGAAATGTTTATTCTTGGTTAGTTCCGTCATTCTCTAATCTCTTTCTCCCCACCTGGacttttattttgaattttctacTACGTATTAGGTCTGTTCATGTGAGCAGACGTCCTCTTTACAGCGTTTGGGAGGATGTTTTTCAAGATTAAAGAATGTATTTTTATAGTATCGTATTTGAGATGAATATTTCAAAGGAGGTAAGGTTTTTAGaggttttaaaattttcaaaatctttCACTTTTTTAATCCACTAAATAAGAAGATTGGGGAGGACCTTGTAAAATCTTTTCTCACTCATTGCGTAGCTGGGTAATACTAATGCTGTTATCTTAAACAATTTGTATATAGGACCTATTTGTTGCTGGGACTGATACAACTTCAAGCACATTGGAGTGGGCGATGACAGAACTTCTACGCAACCCCAAGACTTTAATGAGAGCTAGAGAGGAGATTGAGCAGACAATTGGCAAAGGCAACTTGTTACAGGAATCAGACATTGCTAAGTTACCTTACCTGAAAGCAATTATCAAAGAAAACTTCAGATTGCATCCAGCAGCTCCCTTACTAGTCCCCCACAAAGCAGGGGCAGATGTAGAAATTTGTGGCTTCACAGTGCCTAAAGATGCTCAAGTGTTGGTCAATGCATGGGCCATAGGTAGAGACCCAAGTCTATGGGAGGATCCAGACACATTTCTGCCAGAGAGATTCTTGGGGTTGGATATGGATGTTCGAGGGCGTGATTTTGAACTTATCCCTTTTGGTGCTGGACGGAGAATTTGCCCTGGATTGCCATTGGCAATCAGAATGTTGCATTTAATGTTGGGGTCACTTATTAATTCCTTTGACTGGAAACTTGAAGATGGAATTACACAAGAGAGCATGGACATGGAAGATAAGTTTGGCATCACCTTGCAGAAGGCTCAACCGCTACGAGCTATAGCTGTGCAACTGTAGATGGAACCCATCCTGTTATAACAATAGTTGATAGTTACCCCCTTTTGATGGATTCGTATAATACTTTATCGGGTTTTgtaataaatttgaatttaataattatactTATATATGTATTTGAtatgttatttaaatttatttatataaataattaattaaatattaaatatatattttataataatatttataaattttaaggtACTATatctttaaaaaatataatttaaatatttttataaaattattaacttttaaaatataaatatttaataaaaattattttatataattcatgaattacattttcataaaattaaatgaattaaaatagtgtttaaataataattataatgaaatttgaAACGGACGGTAGTTTAAAATGAATGTTAAATTAAgtttttctattattattattattattattattattattaagcaatcacgaaattattattattattattattattattattattattattattaatttctgCATGTGAAAAAAGtacttaaaattattattttgtttttttactaaaaatttatttacctaataaataaaattaattaattatttcttatatcacacaacattaataattattttaaattttatatcataataaaatttttaaataatatataaaaaataaatatatttcatcatatatttatttaataatttttataaaataacataataaatattaaaaaattaataaaaaggaaAATTCTCTTATTTACAGTACCACTAATATCATTTTATGCTTTCAAACTTTTCGACTTTTATTAGTTTTTAATTTGTAATAAAACTAAAAGCAATCTCTATATCCTTCTAATTatacaataaattttataaaacaaaatatatttatttattgtttaatgcatttattttaaaaaattttaaaaaaattaataataagttttaaaattaaatactttatataaaatttaaaaataccactaatatatacacataatcaaataaatatttgatTGCTAAGTAATTTTTCAGTTACGATTAAAAGTTAAACGAtgcttacaataaaaaaaaatgtgtaaataactataataattattttttaataaattttaataattatatattttttgaattattgttatatgtttatttattttttattaagttattattttatataaattaatttacataaaataacttatgaTAAAAAAGAGAAATTTCTTAcctatttggaccaatcacacagattgagaattagtggtgttgcTGATTCTGATGATTTGCCTAACATTTCTCTTGAGACGCTCTAACAAAACAAAATCCTCAAGGCTATTAGGAAGAACTTTTCAATTATGTAACCAGTATCCGTTTTATAGCACTCATTATTCTCCTTACATTCATAAGTTCCTATTTTGCTTAGCTTCCTCACTTGTAGTATTTTCCCAATACTCCAATAGAAACCCATAGGGAATTCTTTTACATTTTGCATATACAAAAGATCCAAAGATGATTAGTGTATGTATCAGAAGAGCAACGAAAAGCATAGGTGCACAGATTGAAGTCAGATACATTTGTGTCATTAAATGAGCTGACAATCACAATCCGGCCAAAAACTTATCACTTCAAGATTTACTCGGATTAAGaacaaatttttttatttctaaaccaagtcaaaaaaattttttttttcttaatccaCATTGCAAATTCAAATAAAAaccaaaaatacaaaaattagAATGGCCTGAGAATGGAGTTAATCTGTTTCTAATTTAAAAATAGACAACTTTTCGTTCTTAATTCATTTTAATAGTGAAACCAACTTATTTTGGCTTCTAATTAAAAAGACCCTCACAATAGAAATGAATGTGCTTCACTTATAAGTGGAAATGGACAATCCATTTTATTGATAATTatacatgtaaaataaatttaaaattggcCACTTTTCCGTTTCAAATTTTGTTTCTaaatgaattaataaaaaaaatataatatagatTTATTCACGTAAatactattattttttattattatataatctaatctatatttaaataaaatttcattaatatagattttaatgatttatttttttatattttattttaataaattttaatatatttaattttgatttatctTTTACAATATACTCCTCGCCATAATTACTCAATAAATCAATCATTAAACatataatttcattttaaaaaa
Proteins encoded:
- the LOC110631852 gene encoding geraniol 8-hydroxylase, with amino-acid sequence MMEYLLGSVLSLLFTLAFVQTLIFILKGSKIRSPGKLPPGPAPLPILGNLFELGDQPHKSLAKLAKIHGPLMSLRLGRVTTVVISSATLAKEVLQTLDLTFSDRTVAQAIHAHKHHQESVVWLPVGARWRNLRKICNSYIFANQKLDANQDIRLKKIQDLLADVQESCRVGAAVDVGQIAFKATLNVLSTNIFSLDLSDSSSDTVREFKEVVRCIMEEAGKPNLADYFPMLRSIDPQGIRRRMTIHFGKILDLFDRIIDQRLQLRKKQGYIPANDVLDTLLALNEHNKEIDTNCMKCLFLDLFVAGTDTTSSTLEWAMTELLRNPKTLMRAREEIEQTIGKGNLLQESDIAKLPYLKAIIKENFRLHPAAPLLVPHKAGADVEICGFTVPKDAQVLVNAWAIGRDPSLWEDPDTFLPERFLGLDMDVRGRDFELIPFGAGRRICPGLPLAIRMLHLMLGSLINSFDWKLEDGITQESMDMEDKFGITLQKAQPLRAIAVQL